The proteins below come from a single Mesobacillus jeotgali genomic window:
- the yhfH gene encoding protein YhfH, whose translation MIQNVVEFFRNLPKKQCIECGESIDEQHECYGNKCDGCMDPGKL comes from the coding sequence ATGATTCAAAATGTCGTAGAATTCTTTCGTAATTTGCCGAAGAAGCAATGTATTGAGTGTGGAGAATCAATTGATGAACAGCATGAATGCTACGGAAATAAGTGTGATGGGTGCATGGACCCTGGAAAGTTATAA